The Bradyrhizobium sp. LLZ17 genomic sequence CCGCCACGCAACCAATCCCGATCGCGCCGGCCGCGCACTATCACATGGGCGGCATCGCGGTCGACGACCGGGGCCGCAGCTCGATCGACGGGCTCTGGGCCGGCGGCGAAGTGTCGTCGACCGGCGCGCATGGCGCCAACCGGCTCGCCTCAAATTCATTGCTCGAGGCCGTGGTCTATGCCGCGCGCATCGCCGACGACATCGCCGGCGGCGCGATCCCCTCGCCTACCCGCCTCCCGGACGTCGTGGTGACGCCGCGCGGCGGCGCGCCGGACGCAGCTGCCATAAAGCGGCTGCGAACCATGATGAGCGCGCATGTCGGCGTCATCCGCGACAGTAAGGGGCTTGAGGAAGCCATGCGAAGCTTTGCGGCGCTCGAACGCGAGGCAACGAGCGTCGTTGTCCGCAACATGGCGACGACAGCCCTGCTCGTTGCGGCGTCGGCGTGGACGCGGTGCGAGAGCCGCGGCGCGCATTTCCGGGCCGATCATCCGACGGACGTACCCGAGCTGGCGCAGAGAACGATGACGACACTCGCCGCAGCGCGCGAGGTCGCGGACAGCCTCATCGAGCACCCGATGCCGCGCATCGCACAATCCATGATCGCCTGACGGAGTTTTTCATGATCACCCCGACCTCACTGCTTTGTCCCGACGCCTTCCTGTCTCCGCTCGCGATCGACGAGGCCGTGCACCGCGCGCTCGACGAGGATCTCGGCCGTGCCGGCGACATCACCTCGCTTGCGACGATCCCGGAGGCGACAAAGGCGGAAGCGATCCTCGTGGCGCGCCAGTCCGGCGTCATCGCCGGATTGCCGCTGGCGCTGGCGACGCTGCAAAAGCTCTCGCCCGACATCGAGGTGCGCGCGCATGTCCGCGACGCCGCGCGCGTCGCCCGCGGGCAGAGCGTGCTGACGCTCTCCGGTCCCGCGCGCGCCATTCTCACCGCGGAGCGGACTGCGTTGAACTTTGTCGGCCGTCTATCTGGCATCGCGACACTCACGGCCGACTATGTCGCGCGCACGGAGGGCACAAAAATGCGCATCTGCTGCACGCGCAAGACCACGCCGGGATTGCGGGCGCTGGAGAAATACGCGGTGCGCTGCGGCGGCGGCTTCAACCACCGCTTCGGCCTCGACGACGCGGTCCTGATCAAGGACAACCACATCGCCGTCGCCGGCGGCATCCGCCCCGTGCTGGAGCGCGCCCGGGCGCACGCCGGGCATCTCGTCAAGATCGAGATCGAGGTCGACA encodes the following:
- the nadC gene encoding carboxylating nicotinate-nucleotide diphosphorylase, with product MITPTSLLCPDAFLSPLAIDEAVHRALDEDLGRAGDITSLATIPEATKAEAILVARQSGVIAGLPLALATLQKLSPDIEVRAHVRDAARVARGQSVLTLSGPARAILTAERTALNFVGRLSGIATLTADYVARTEGTKMRICCTRKTTPGLRALEKYAVRCGGGFNHRFGLDDAVLIKDNHIAVAGGIRPVLERARAHAGHLVKIEIEVDTLAQLREVLDSGLAEAVLLDNMDIATLREAVRMTEGRLKLEASGGVTLDSIAAIAATGVDYASSGALTHSAPNFDCALDIEA